TGTGGCAGTTAGACTTACGTAAAGTCTACCCGATTCCCTGTCCCCCACGGTCGAGTTTTATCGGATGCCCGATATGAGTGAAATTGAACCGGTCGACGCCGGGCGGGCGCTGGAAGAGCGCTGTGAAATCCGGATCGGCTACGTGTTCAAGAACAAAATGATGCTCCGCTCGGCGTTGACGCACGCCTCCGGCGCCGATCATCGTCTGGCCTCGAACGAGCGACTGGAATTTCTCGGTGACGCCATTCTCGGCGTGATCATCTGCGAGAACTTGTTCCACGCGTTCCCCGACTTGCTCGAAGGCGATCTGACAAAAATCAAATCGGTCGTCGTCAGCCGTCAGACCTGTGCGAAGATTAGCGAGCAACTCGGCCTGGAAGAGTTTTTGATCCTCGGCAAAGGCATGACCACGCACGCGGTGATCCCCCCGTCGTTGTTGGCGGATGTTTTCGAGTCCCTCGTGGCAGCCATCTATCTCGATGGCGGCGACGAGGCGGCCCGAGCCTTTGTCGAAAAGCATATGGAGCCGGAAATCGAACGCGCCGCCGGCGGCGAGCATGTGAGCAACTTTAAATCGTTGCTGCAGCAAATCGCCCAGCGCGAATACTCGATGACGCCGACCTACCAGTTGCTCGACGAGAAAGGCCCCGACCACAGCAAGTGCTTCAAGGTGGCGGCGCAAGTCGGCCGCAACCGCTACCAGCCCGCCTGGGGCCGGAACAAAAAAGAAGCCGAGCAACGCGCCGCGCGCAACGCCCTCAGCGAACTCGACGGCGAGCCGATTCCGTACCCATCGGAGT
This is a stretch of genomic DNA from Planctomycetia bacterium. It encodes these proteins:
- the rnc gene encoding ribonuclease III, which translates into the protein MSEIEPVDAGRALEERCEIRIGYVFKNKMMLRSALTHASGADHRLASNERLEFLGDAILGVIICENLFHAFPDLLEGDLTKIKSVVVSRQTCAKISEQLGLEEFLILGKGMTTHAVIPPSLLADVFESLVAAIYLDGGDEAARAFVEKHMEPEIERAAGGEHVSNFKSLLQQIAQREYSMTPTYQLLDEKGPDHSKCFKVAAQVGRNRYQPAWGRNKKEAEQRAARNALSELDGEPIPYPSE